From a single Bremerella alba genomic region:
- a CDS encoding DUF420 domain-containing protein: MNTVSLIAQNAGFLPTRGSIMIDFVFVAMFGIILVLGISIYLVRYRRLYQLHKWIQIITGVVLLVAVTAFEIDVRFFTDWEALAEPSSFGSATVHGLLYFHLLFAIPTPLLWIFVIWHGLAKFPNPAQPSPYSQTHIFWARLAAMGMLLTAVTGWVFYYAAFVA, from the coding sequence ATGAACACTGTATCGCTGATTGCTCAGAACGCCGGCTTCCTGCCTACCCGCGGCTCGATCATGATCGACTTCGTCTTCGTGGCGATGTTCGGTATTATTCTAGTGCTGGGAATAAGCATCTATCTGGTGCGCTATCGTCGTCTATATCAGCTGCATAAATGGATCCAAATCATCACCGGCGTGGTGTTGCTCGTTGCAGTAACGGCCTTCGAGATCGATGTCCGCTTCTTCACCGACTGGGAAGCACTCGCCGAACCATCCAGCTTCGGCTCGGCGACCGTCCACGGCCTGCTTTACTTTCACCTGCTGTTCGCCATCCCGACCCCCTTGTTATGGATCTTCGTCATCTGGCATGGCTTAGCGAAGTTCCCCAACCCGGCCCAACCAAGCCCCTACAGCCAAACGCATATCTTCTGGGCACGCCTGGCCGCCATGGGCATGCTGCTAACGGCGGTTACCGGGTGGGTGTTCTATTACGCGGCGTTTGTGGCTTAG